The Mycolicibacterium lutetiense genome window below encodes:
- a CDS encoding PaaI family thioesterase has translation MKHTFDVITAAEHDRLEALYEPFARAMRELVDAGVRTEVDSQTIVEATAAVEAVTASLRREQRDGPHAMLHAETNRPVVWANPVVGLRNAMAPPLVIEHAEDGSCWSEFMLGAAYEGPLGWVHGGICALVLDHILGEVASGGLNEPRYTGTITCRYRRGTPLGPLRAEAYIDRTEGVKTFARGHISDGDGITVEAEGVFITPAWARDAG, from the coding sequence ATGAAGCACACGTTCGACGTCATCACCGCGGCCGAGCACGATCGACTCGAAGCGCTCTATGAGCCGTTCGCCCGTGCCATGCGCGAACTCGTGGATGCCGGAGTGCGTACCGAAGTGGACTCGCAGACCATCGTCGAGGCGACCGCGGCTGTCGAGGCTGTTACCGCATCGCTGCGCCGCGAACAGCGCGACGGCCCGCACGCGATGTTGCACGCCGAGACGAACCGTCCGGTGGTGTGGGCGAATCCGGTCGTCGGCCTGCGCAATGCGATGGCCCCGCCGTTGGTGATCGAACATGCCGAGGACGGCAGCTGCTGGAGTGAATTCATGTTGGGCGCCGCCTACGAGGGTCCGCTGGGGTGGGTGCACGGCGGGATCTGTGCGCTGGTGCTCGACCACATTCTCGGCGAGGTGGCCAGCGGGGGACTGAACGAGCCGCGGTACACCGGCACCATCACATGCCGGTACCGCCGAGGCACGCCGCTGGGGCCGCTGCGCGCCGAGGCGTACATCGACCGGACCGAAGGTGTCAAAACCTTTGCGAGGGGCCACATCAGCGATGGTGACGGGATCACCGTCGAGGCAGAAGGCGTCTTCATCACCCCGGCATGGGCCCGGGATGCCGGATGA
- a CDS encoding TIGR03619 family F420-dependent LLM class oxidoreductase — translation MKFYVSMAFMDTREAVEVAKAADDLGYDGMGIPDHVVNLETLATPYPYTKDGKRRWEAFTDWPDPWVMIGALALVTTRLKFVTTVYLPAMRDPYSAAKAIGTAAYLAGGRLELGIGVGWCEEEFDLLGQQFARRGKRTDEMLELMKKLWEPGWTEFSGEFYSTPRLEMEPTPPRIPIYVGGLSDIALRRAARHDGWIGDLISTEAALQRVDRLRDLRAEKGLTMDDFTVITPLTDAFTPEHYARAEAGGIQGIVTMPWMFYSGPGATLAEKIDGMKRFRQDLALD, via the coding sequence ATGAAGTTCTACGTGAGCATGGCCTTCATGGACACCCGGGAGGCCGTCGAAGTGGCCAAGGCCGCTGACGATCTCGGCTACGACGGGATGGGCATCCCAGATCACGTGGTGAACCTGGAGACACTGGCCACGCCGTATCCCTACACCAAGGACGGCAAACGGCGCTGGGAGGCATTCACCGACTGGCCGGATCCGTGGGTGATGATCGGGGCCCTGGCGCTGGTCACCACTCGGCTCAAGTTCGTCACCACGGTCTACCTGCCCGCGATGCGTGACCCATATTCGGCGGCGAAAGCCATTGGCACCGCGGCCTATCTGGCCGGCGGCCGGCTGGAACTGGGTATCGGGGTCGGCTGGTGCGAGGAGGAATTCGACCTGCTGGGCCAGCAGTTCGCGCGCCGCGGGAAGCGCACCGACGAGATGCTCGAGCTGATGAAGAAGCTGTGGGAGCCCGGCTGGACGGAGTTTTCCGGCGAGTTCTACTCCACGCCGCGCCTGGAGATGGAGCCCACACCGCCGCGGATCCCGATCTACGTCGGCGGGCTGTCCGATATCGCCCTGCGCCGTGCGGCGCGACACGACGGCTGGATCGGCGATCTGATCTCCACCGAGGCCGCCTTGCAGCGCGTCGACCGGCTGCGTGACCTGCGCGCCGAAAAGGGTTTGACGATGGACGATTTCACCGTCATCACACCGCTCACCGATGCCTTCACCCCCGAGCACTATGCGCGCGCGGAGGCCGGCGGTATCCAGGGCATCGTCACCATGCCGTGGATGTTCTACAGCGGCCCCGGCGCCACCCTGGCCGAGAAGATCGACGGAATGAAGCGGTTCCGCCAAGATCTCGCGCTGGACTAG
- a CDS encoding DoxX family protein encodes MTTNLDTRLGSLSPAVISLFRVVLGFMFAIHGASKLFAWPVDSGTGAMPVGSWPYWYAGVIELVLGLLIMVGLFTRIAAFIASGQMAFAYFTEHQSKGLLPIENGGEPAVLFCFGFLLLAVIGGGAYALDAARGKRT; translated from the coding sequence ATGACGACCAATCTGGACACCCGGCTCGGCTCGCTTTCGCCCGCCGTCATCAGCTTGTTCCGTGTCGTGCTCGGCTTCATGTTCGCCATTCATGGGGCCTCGAAACTCTTTGCCTGGCCCGTCGATTCGGGAACCGGCGCCATGCCGGTCGGTAGCTGGCCGTACTGGTACGCCGGCGTCATCGAGTTGGTGTTGGGCCTGCTGATCATGGTGGGGCTGTTCACCAGGATCGCGGCGTTCATTGCCTCGGGTCAGATGGCGTTCGCATACTTCACCGAGCATCAGTCCAAAGGCCTGTTGCCGATCGAGAACGGTGGCGAACCCGCCGTCTTGTTCTGCTTCGGTTTCCTGCTGCTCGCCGTCATCGGTGGCGGCGCTTATGCATTGGATGCGGCGCGCGGTAAGCGCACCTAG
- the dtd gene encoding D-aminoacyl-tRNA deacylase, which yields MRVLVQRVSAASVSVDGQIVGAIDPQPQGLLALVGVTHDDDAAKARRMAEKLWQLRILDDEKSASDVGAPILVISQFTLYANTDKGRRPSWNAAAPGPVAEPLVAEFAGTLRQLGAVVETGVFGADMQVELVNDGPVTVVLEL from the coding sequence ATGCGTGTTCTGGTGCAGCGGGTGAGCGCTGCGAGCGTGTCGGTGGACGGACAGATCGTCGGAGCCATCGATCCGCAACCGCAGGGGCTGCTCGCCCTGGTCGGCGTCACCCACGACGACGACGCGGCCAAGGCCCGACGGATGGCTGAAAAGCTCTGGCAGTTACGAATTCTCGATGACGAGAAATCAGCATCCGATGTTGGCGCCCCCATCTTGGTGATCAGTCAATTCACGCTGTATGCCAATACCGACAAGGGCAGGCGCCCGTCCTGGAATGCGGCGGCGCCCGGGCCGGTGGCCGAACCGCTGGTGGCCGAGTTCGCCGGCACGCTCAGGCAGTTGGGCGCGGTGGTGGAAACGGGGGTTTTCGGTGCGGATATGCAGGTGGAACTGGTCAATGACGGACCGGTAACGGTGGTGCTGGAGCTGTGA
- the glnA gene encoding type I glutamate--ammonia ligase — translation MAEKTSDDIFKLIKDENVEYVDIRFCDLPGVVQHFSIPASAFDASVFEDGLAFDGSSVRGFQSIHESDMMLLPDPDTARIDPFRAAKTLNLNFFVHDPFTREAYSRDPRNVARKAENYLASTGIADTCFFGAEAEFYIFDSVSFDSKMNGTFYEVDSESAWWNTGEPFEADGGPNLGYKVRPKGGYFPVAPYDHYVDLRDEMSTNLTNAGFILERGHHEVGTAGQAEINYKFNTLLHAADDVQLFKYIIKNTAWQNGKTVTFMPKPLFGDNGSGMHAHQSLWKDGKPLFHDESGYAGLSDLARHYIGGILHHAPSLLAFTNPTVNSYKRLVPGYEAPINLVYSQRNRSACVRIPITGNNPKAKRLEFRCPDSSGNPYLAFAAMLMAGIDGIKKKIEPLAPVDKDLYELPPDEAANIPQAPTSLAAVIDRLEEDHEYLTEGGVFTEDLIETWISYKRENEILPIQIRPHPYEFSLYYDV, via the coding sequence GTGGCAGAAAAGACGTCCGACGACATCTTCAAGCTGATCAAGGACGAGAACGTCGAGTACGTCGACATTCGCTTCTGCGATCTGCCCGGAGTCGTCCAGCACTTCTCGATCCCGGCGTCCGCGTTCGACGCGAGCGTCTTCGAGGACGGTCTCGCGTTCGACGGCTCGTCGGTCCGCGGTTTCCAGTCGATCCACGAATCCGACATGATGCTGCTGCCGGACCCTGATACCGCGCGCATCGACCCGTTCCGCGCCGCCAAGACGCTGAACCTGAACTTCTTCGTGCACGACCCGTTCACCCGTGAGGCGTACTCACGCGACCCGCGCAACGTGGCCCGCAAGGCGGAGAACTACCTGGCCAGCACCGGTATCGCAGATACCTGCTTCTTCGGTGCCGAGGCCGAGTTCTACATCTTCGACTCGGTGAGCTTCGACTCCAAGATGAACGGCACCTTCTACGAGGTGGATTCCGAGTCCGCGTGGTGGAACACCGGCGAGCCCTTCGAAGCCGACGGCGGCCCCAACCTCGGTTACAAGGTCCGCCCCAAGGGCGGCTACTTCCCCGTGGCGCCCTACGACCACTACGTCGACCTGCGCGACGAGATGTCGACCAACCTGACCAACGCCGGGTTCATCCTGGAGCGCGGTCACCACGAGGTGGGCACCGCCGGTCAGGCCGAGATCAACTACAAGTTCAACACGCTGCTGCACGCGGCCGACGATGTGCAGCTGTTCAAGTACATCATCAAGAACACCGCCTGGCAGAACGGCAAGACCGTCACCTTCATGCCCAAGCCGCTGTTCGGTGACAACGGTTCGGGCATGCACGCCCACCAGTCGCTGTGGAAGGACGGCAAGCCGCTGTTCCACGACGAGTCGGGCTACGCCGGCCTGTCGGACCTGGCCCGCCACTACATCGGCGGCATCCTGCACCACGCGCCGTCGCTGCTGGCGTTCACCAACCCGACGGTGAACTCCTACAAGCGCCTGGTGCCGGGCTACGAGGCCCCGATCAACCTGGTGTACAGCCAGCGCAACCGCTCGGCCTGTGTCCGTATCCCGATCACCGGCAACAACCCGAAGGCCAAGCGCCTCGAGTTCCGCTGCCCCGACAGCTCGGGTAACCCGTACCTGGCGTTCGCGGCGATGCTGATGGCCGGCATCGACGGCATCAAGAAGAAGATCGAGCCGCTGGCCCCGGTCGACAAGGACCTCTACGAGCTGCCGCCGGACGAGGCCGCCAACATCCCGCAGGCCCCGACCTCGCTGGCCGCGGTGATCGACCGCCTCGAAGAGGATCACGAGTACCTCACCGAGGGTGGCGTGTTCACCGAGGACCTGATCGAGACCTGGATCTCCTACAAGCGCGAGAACGAGATCCTGCCGATCCAGATCCGGCCTCACCCCTACGAGTTCAGCCTGTACTACGACGTGTAA
- a CDS encoding RDD family protein produces the protein MARTMGTWLSGPGPFDAGDGEDTEDGRGKYPGERLGLPESGPGSLARMGRRVGALCIDWLVAYGLAGLAMALGLISLPMLSTAVLVIWMVIGTIAVRLFSFTPGQLAVGLVVVPADGRDGIGIVRAFLRVVLIALVIPPLVSDTDLRGLHDRLTFTAMVRR, from the coding sequence ATGGCGCGCACGATGGGAACTTGGCTGTCCGGACCGGGACCGTTCGACGCCGGTGACGGCGAGGACACCGAGGATGGCCGGGGCAAATACCCCGGTGAGCGCCTCGGCTTGCCCGAATCCGGCCCCGGCTCGCTTGCCCGCATGGGCCGGCGGGTGGGTGCGCTCTGTATCGATTGGCTGGTGGCCTACGGGCTGGCGGGCCTGGCGATGGCCTTGGGCCTGATTTCGCTGCCGATGCTGTCTACGGCGGTGCTGGTGATCTGGATGGTGATAGGAACGATCGCCGTGCGGCTGTTCTCGTTCACCCCGGGGCAGCTCGCGGTAGGTCTGGTCGTGGTGCCGGCCGACGGACGCGACGGAATCGGCATCGTCCGGGCGTTTCTGCGGGTGGTGTTGATCGCGCTGGTGATCCCGCCGCTCGTGTCCGACACGGATCTGCGCGGCCTGCACGACCGGCTGACGTTCACCGCGATGGTGCGTCGCTAG
- a CDS encoding DUF4191 domain-containing protein: MAKTRTAAETKAAKAEAKAARKVASKQRRSQLWQAFQIQRKEDKRLLPYMIGAFVLIVGASVVAGLLIGGFTMYTMIPLGVVLGALVAFIIFGRRAQKSVYTKAEGQTGAAAWALDNMRGKWRVTPGVAATGHFDAVHRVIGRPGVIFVGEGAANRVKPLLAQEKKRTARLVGDIPIYDIVVGNGEGEVPLSKLERHLNKLPANITVKQMDSIESRLTALGTKAGAAGLPKGPMPAGAKMRGMQRTARRK; this comes from the coding sequence ATGGCGAAAACCCGCACTGCCGCAGAGACCAAAGCGGCAAAGGCCGAGGCGAAGGCTGCCCGCAAGGTGGCCTCCAAACAGCGGCGCAGTCAGCTGTGGCAGGCATTCCAGATCCAGCGCAAAGAGGACAAGCGTCTCCTGCCGTACATGATCGGCGCGTTCGTGCTGATCGTCGGCGCCTCGGTGGTCGCCGGCCTGCTCATCGGCGGGTTCACGATGTACACGATGATCCCCCTCGGCGTCGTGCTGGGCGCGCTGGTCGCGTTCATCATCTTCGGCCGCCGGGCCCAGAAGTCGGTGTACACGAAGGCCGAGGGCCAGACGGGCGCCGCGGCCTGGGCGCTGGACAACATGCGCGGCAAATGGCGCGTCACCCCCGGCGTCGCGGCGACCGGTCATTTCGACGCCGTGCACCGGGTGATCGGCCGGCCCGGTGTGATCTTCGTCGGTGAAGGTGCGGCCAATCGGGTCAAGCCGCTGCTGGCGCAGGAGAAGAAGCGCACCGCACGTCTGGTCGGCGATATCCCGATCTACGACATCGTCGTCGGCAACGGCGAGGGTGAGGTGCCGCTGTCCAAGCTGGAGCGCCACCTGAACAAGTTGCCGGCGAACATCACGGTCAAGCAGATGGACTCGATCGAGTCCCGGTTGACCGCACTGGGCACCAAGGCCGGCGCGGCCGGATTGCCGAAGGGCCCGATGCCTGCCGGCGCGAAGATGCGCGGCATGCAGCGCACCGCCCGCCGCAAGTAA
- the lipA gene encoding lipoyl synthase, which translates to MTVVPEGRKLLRLEVRNAQTPIERKPPWIKTRAKMGPEYTELKGLVRREGLHTVCEEAGCPNIFECWEDREATFLIGGEQCTRRCDFCQIDTGKPTELDRDEPRRVAESVQAMGLRYSTVTGVARDDLPDGGAWLYAETVRYIKRLNPNTGVELLAPDFNGDPDQLAEVFESRPEVFAHNVETVPRIFKRIRPAFRYDRSLAVITAARDVGLVTKSNLILGMGETIDEVQTALRDLHDSGCDIVTITQYLRPSPRHHPVERWVHPDEFVELSSYAEGLGFAGVLAGPLVRSSYRAGRLYAQAARVRFADQPPVS; encoded by the coding sequence GTGACTGTGGTGCCTGAAGGTCGGAAGCTGCTGCGTCTGGAAGTGCGCAACGCGCAGACGCCCATCGAACGCAAACCACCGTGGATCAAGACCCGCGCCAAGATGGGTCCGGAGTACACCGAGCTCAAGGGGTTGGTGCGCCGCGAGGGCCTGCACACGGTGTGCGAGGAGGCGGGCTGCCCCAACATCTTCGAATGCTGGGAGGACCGGGAAGCCACGTTCCTGATCGGCGGCGAGCAGTGCACGCGCCGGTGTGACTTCTGCCAGATCGACACCGGCAAGCCGACCGAGTTGGACCGTGACGAGCCGCGCCGCGTCGCCGAAAGCGTGCAGGCGATGGGCCTGCGCTACTCCACCGTGACCGGGGTGGCCCGCGACGACCTGCCCGACGGCGGGGCCTGGTTGTACGCCGAGACCGTGCGCTACATCAAGCGGCTCAACCCGAACACCGGCGTGGAATTGCTGGCGCCGGACTTCAACGGCGACCCCGACCAGCTGGCAGAAGTTTTCGAATCGCGCCCAGAAGTGTTCGCGCACAACGTCGAAACGGTGCCGCGCATCTTCAAGCGCATCCGTCCGGCGTTCCGTTACGACCGCAGCCTGGCGGTGATCACCGCCGCCCGCGACGTCGGCCTGGTCACCAAATCGAACCTGATCCTCGGAATGGGCGAGACCATCGACGAGGTGCAGACCGCGCTGCGCGACCTGCACGACTCGGGCTGCGACATCGTCACCATCACCCAATACCTGCGGCCGTCACCGCGTCACCACCCGGTCGAACGCTGGGTGCACCCCGACGAGTTCGTCGAGTTGTCGAGCTATGCCGAGGGCCTGGGATTCGCCGGCGTGCTGGCCGGACCACTGGTGCGGTCGTCCTACCGTGCGGGCCGGCTCTATGCCCAGGCCGCGCGGGTTCGGTTCGCGGATCAACCCCCCGTATCCTGA
- the lipB gene encoding lipoyl(octanoyl) transferase LipB has protein sequence MTSIRSAAAPVDVRHLGRIDYEAAWALQREIADARVAGGPDTLLLLQHPAVYTAGKRTEPHERPVDGTPVVDTDRGGKITWHGPGQLVGYPIIGLTEPLDVVNFVRRLEEALIGVCADLGLQTCRVEGRSGVWVPGDGLRPARKVGAIGVRVSRATTLHGFALNCDCDLSAFSSIVPCGIDDAGVTSLTAELGRHITVEDVTDRVAAAVCDALDGRLEVALNVG, from the coding sequence GTGACATCCATCCGCTCGGCCGCGGCTCCCGTCGATGTGCGGCACCTGGGCAGGATCGATTACGAAGCCGCCTGGGCGCTGCAGCGCGAGATCGCCGACGCCCGGGTCGCCGGTGGTCCCGACACCCTGCTGCTGCTGCAACACCCCGCTGTCTACACCGCGGGTAAGCGCACCGAGCCGCACGAGCGCCCGGTGGACGGCACGCCCGTCGTCGACACGGACCGCGGCGGCAAGATCACCTGGCACGGTCCCGGACAGCTGGTCGGCTACCCCATCATCGGGCTGACCGAGCCGCTCGATGTGGTGAATTTCGTTCGGCGCCTTGAGGAAGCACTCATCGGTGTGTGCGCGGATCTCGGTCTGCAGACCTGCCGCGTCGAGGGACGCTCGGGTGTGTGGGTTCCGGGCGATGGGCTCCGGCCGGCCCGCAAGGTCGGGGCGATCGGCGTCCGGGTGTCTCGGGCGACGACGTTGCACGGGTTCGCGCTGAACTGTGACTGTGACCTGTCGGCGTTCTCGTCGATCGTGCCGTGCGGGATCGACGACGCCGGTGTGACATCGCTGACCGCCGAACTCGGCCGCCACATCACCGTCGAGGATGTGACCGACCGCGTCGCCGCCGCGGTGTGCGATGCGCTGGACGGACGACTGGAAGTAGCTCTGAACGTAGGATGA
- a CDS encoding TIGR01777 family oxidoreductase has translation MADAVIAIAGSSGLIGSALVSTLRAADHRVLRIVRRAPSNGDELFWNPDTGEFDASALHGVDAVVNLCGVGVGEKRWSGAFKQSLRDSRIEPTEVLAGAVADAGVPVLINASAVGYYGDTRDRVTDESAPEGSGFLAGLCADWEAATAPAVAAGSRVVLLRTGLVMSPAGGMVNRLKPLFSLGLGARLGNGRQYIPWISLEDEVRAVLFAMATDGLSGPVNLTGPAPVTNAEFTAALGRALNRPTPVMVPGFALRTLLGEIADEGLLVGQRAIPAALERAGFNFHHNTVGEALAYATATKDL, from the coding sequence GTGGCGGATGCCGTCATCGCGATAGCGGGATCATCCGGTCTGATCGGTTCGGCGCTGGTCTCAACGCTGCGCGCCGCCGATCACCGGGTGCTCCGGATCGTTCGCAGGGCACCATCGAACGGCGACGAGCTGTTCTGGAACCCCGACACCGGGGAGTTCGACGCTTCGGCGTTGCACGGCGTGGACGCAGTGGTGAACCTCTGCGGCGTCGGCGTCGGCGAGAAACGTTGGTCGGGCGCCTTCAAGCAGAGCCTGCGCGACAGCCGGATCGAGCCCACCGAGGTACTCGCCGGTGCAGTAGCCGATGCCGGGGTGCCGGTGCTGATCAACGCGAGCGCCGTGGGTTACTACGGCGACACCCGGGACCGGGTGACCGACGAGTCCGCACCCGAAGGAAGCGGATTTCTGGCCGGGCTGTGCGCCGACTGGGAGGCGGCCACCGCGCCGGCCGTCGCCGCCGGGTCGCGGGTGGTGCTGCTGCGCACCGGACTTGTCATGTCCCCGGCGGGCGGCATGGTGAACCGGCTCAAACCGCTGTTCTCACTGGGCCTGGGCGCCCGTTTGGGCAACGGGCGGCAGTACATCCCGTGGATCAGCCTGGAGGACGAGGTCCGCGCGGTGCTGTTCGCGATGGCGACCGACGGCTTGTCGGGCCCGGTCAACCTCACCGGGCCGGCCCCGGTGACCAACGCCGAGTTCACCGCGGCACTGGGCCGAGCCCTCAACCGGCCGACGCCGGTGATGGTTCCCGGTTTCGCGTTGCGCACCCTGCTCGGCGAGATCGCCGACGAAGGACTGCTGGTGGGCCAGCGCGCCATTCCCGCCGCGCTGGAGCGCGCCGGTTTCAACTTTCACCACAACACCGTCGGCGAGGCGTTGGCCTACGCCACCGCGACCAAAGACCTGTGA
- the sucB gene encoding 2-oxoglutarate dehydrogenase, E2 component, dihydrolipoamide succinyltransferase → MAISVQMPALGESVTEGTVTRWLKQEGDTVELDEPLLEVSTDKVDTEIPSPVAGVLTKIVAQEDDTVEIGGELAVIGEAGDAPAAAPPAPAQAAPEPEPEPAPAAPAPEPVAAAAPAPAPAPAPAAAPAASGPATSIVMPELGESVTEGTVTRWLKKVGDSVGVDEPLVEVSTDKVDTEIPSPVAGTLLSITAEEDDVVAVGGELAKIGDAAAAPAAAPAPAPAAPAPAPAAPAPAPKPEPTPTPAAPPAPAAPAAPAAPAAAAPAAGDSSPYVTPLVRKLAAENGVDLAAVKGTGVGGRIRKQDVLAAAEARKAPQAPAAAPAAPAAAAPAASSAPAPALAHLRGTTQKANRIRQITAKKTRESLQATAQLTQTHEVDMTKIVALRAQAKADFAEREGVNLTYLPFIARAVIDALKVHPNINASYNEDTKEITYYDAEHLGFAVDTDQGLLSPVIHNAGDLSLGGLARAISDIAARARSGNLKPDELSGGTFTITNIGSQGALFDTPILVPPQAAMLGTGAIVKRPRVISDAYGNESIGVRSVCYLPLTYDHRLIDGADAGRFVTTIKRRLEEGAFEADLGL, encoded by the coding sequence ATGGCCATCTCCGTCCAGATGCCCGCGCTAGGTGAGAGTGTCACCGAGGGCACCGTCACCCGCTGGCTTAAACAGGAGGGCGACACCGTCGAACTCGACGAGCCGCTGCTGGAGGTGTCCACAGACAAGGTCGACACCGAGATCCCGTCGCCCGTCGCGGGTGTGTTGACGAAGATCGTCGCCCAGGAGGACGACACCGTCGAGATCGGCGGCGAGCTTGCGGTCATCGGCGAAGCCGGCGACGCACCCGCGGCAGCCCCGCCTGCACCTGCGCAGGCCGCTCCCGAACCCGAGCCTGAGCCCGCCCCGGCGGCGCCGGCCCCCGAGCCTGTCGCTGCAGCCGCACCGGCGCCCGCCCCCGCGCCCGCCCCCGCGGCGGCACCCGCCGCATCCGGCCCGGCCACCAGCATCGTGATGCCCGAACTGGGCGAGTCGGTCACCGAAGGCACCGTCACCCGTTGGCTCAAGAAGGTCGGCGATTCGGTCGGCGTCGACGAGCCTTTGGTCGAGGTATCCACCGACAAGGTCGACACCGAGATCCCGTCCCCGGTGGCCGGCACCCTGCTGTCGATCACCGCTGAGGAGGACGACGTCGTCGCCGTCGGCGGAGAGCTGGCCAAGATCGGCGACGCAGCCGCAGCGCCGGCCGCCGCCCCGGCCCCGGCTCCTGCCGCACCCGCACCCGCACCGGCAGCCCCGGCTCCGGCACCCAAGCCCGAGCCGACACCGACACCGGCGGCTCCCCCGGCCCCCGCCGCACCGGCAGCCCCCGCCGCACCGGCAGCTGCGGCCCCCGCAGCCGGTGACAGCTCGCCGTATGTCACCCCGTTGGTACGAAAGTTGGCCGCGGAGAACGGTGTTGACCTGGCGGCTGTGAAGGGCACCGGCGTCGGTGGCCGCATCCGCAAGCAGGATGTGCTCGCAGCGGCCGAGGCGAGAAAGGCACCGCAGGCTCCTGCTGCCGCACCGGCAGCTCCTGCCGCGGCCGCACCCGCTGCCTCGTCGGCGCCGGCTCCGGCCCTGGCCCACCTGCGCGGAACCACGCAGAAGGCCAACCGGATTCGCCAGATCACCGCGAAGAAGACGCGCGAATCGTTGCAGGCGACTGCGCAGTTGACCCAGACCCACGAGGTCGACATGACCAAGATCGTGGCGTTGCGGGCCCAGGCGAAGGCCGACTTCGCCGAGCGCGAGGGGGTCAATCTCACCTACCTGCCGTTCATCGCCCGCGCCGTCATCGACGCGTTGAAGGTTCACCCGAACATCAACGCGAGCTACAACGAGGACACCAAGGAGATCACCTACTACGACGCCGAGCACCTCGGCTTCGCGGTCGACACCGACCAGGGTCTGCTCTCCCCGGTGATCCACAACGCCGGCGACCTGTCGCTGGGCGGGCTGGCGCGTGCCATTTCCGACATCGCGGCCCGGGCCCGGTCGGGCAACCTCAAGCCCGACGAGTTGTCCGGCGGCACGTTCACCATCACGAACATCGGCAGCCAGGGCGCGCTCTTCGACACCCCGATCCTGGTGCCGCCGCAGGCGGCGATGCTGGGCACCGGGGCGATCGTCAAGCGTCCGCGGGTGATCTCCGATGCCTACGGCAACGAGTCGATCGGTGTGCGCTCGGTGTGCTACCTGCCGCTGACCTACGACCACCGGCTGATCGACGGCGCCGACGCCGGCCGGTTCGTGACTACCATCAAGCGCAGGCTCGAAGAAGGTGCTTTCGAAGCCGACCTCGGGCTGTAA
- a CDS encoding oxidoreductase, giving the protein MGLFDTFRRGRSARGSGSDQAGDLQYLQRWVAEHVGVEAFVEPRTTVTEVTVVLVAADGEWTRRRTGGEMGARRLSDRLQVPVYDVQKVGYPQRMRDFDARRRIERQRAVYRELDDR; this is encoded by the coding sequence TTGGGCCTGTTCGATACGTTTCGCCGAGGCCGGTCGGCGCGCGGATCCGGCAGCGACCAGGCTGGGGACCTGCAGTATCTGCAACGCTGGGTGGCTGAACATGTCGGGGTGGAGGCATTCGTCGAGCCCCGCACCACGGTCACCGAGGTGACTGTTGTGCTCGTTGCTGCCGACGGGGAATGGACACGGCGCCGCACGGGCGGCGAGATGGGCGCGCGTCGGCTCAGCGACCGCCTCCAGGTCCCCGTGTATGACGTGCAGAAAGTGGGGTATCCGCAACGGATGCGGGACTTCGATGCGCGTCGCCGCATCGAACGGCAGCGCGCCGTGTACCGGGAGCTCGACGACCGCTAG